The genome window cagcagcagcgtttccATGAGATCTGTGGAAACCTGGTGAAGACCCAGCGCCGCATTGTCGGCTGGTGGAAGCGTCTTTGTGCCCTGAAGGAGGAGAAGCCCAAGATGgtatgtttattaaaaaacaagttCACTTGCAATTCAATCACACTTTGAGTGTAATAGtttaataattgttagttgcagccattGTAAAATGGCCGTATATGTATGTGATTTTGGTTTGCAACTGTTCGACTTATTTCAccaacaaaacttttttttttttattttaatttttaaatgtgcttgaTTTAAAGACATAAGTAATAAAAGTAGACTTTGTTTATGAAACACGTCTGAAATACATGACTTGTGTCAGCATTTCTCAGTAACCTGAAGTGattacacaaatgtgtttatatcTTTGAAGTGGAAACTAATCATGGATTAAGTTGACTAGTTGACTCTGAGAACTAGTGACCTCTGTGCATATTTTATGAACGTAAGCTCTTAAATGTGATGGATGTGACATTGAAAGGGGCCTTTTAAGTCTTGATGCACGTCatgtgaccgtgtgtgtgtgtgtgtcagtacttTGCCTCGGTGATCAGCAGCCTGTTGGCAGTGGCCTGGATCGGACAGCAGGTCCACAACCTGTTCCTCACCTACCTGATCGGTGAGTACATTTCACCTTCACACCGACTGTAGCCTCTCTTTCCATCTGTGTTCCATGAAAACTCCACACGAGTCGACAGATGGACGTTTTCTTCCTTTAGTTTTTGCACAATTTATGGATTGAACAACACTTCTGTCAAACAAAGGAGGGAAAAATGAAGAAGAGAGTTTGAGGAGAATGATCTCATTAGTCTAGAAAAACTGAGCTAAACCTCGGGATGGGACGATGCTGGTAACACAAACTCAATGATCTACTGATATCGATGGGTTAGGGTCGGTACTGACCGATACACTGACCGATACTTGATGCTGACTGATGCTTGACGCAGGCTGATACAGACCGGTAATTGATGCTGAATGATACTGACCGATACGtttgtcagccattttaaagctggggaaaaaaatctgagaaaatgtcataaattcTAAAAAAATCATTAGAGAAAATGATCTcgttaaattgaaaaaaattaagcCCCAAGAAATGAAGAAACAATATTAATTCAGAAAAAGTGAGCATGTGTATAAACGGCACACAGGTGAGTAAAATATAAATctagtggggggaaaaaagaaaaatagttcataataataataataataataataataataataaaaggaagttattttgtgttatttatgaattctgatgtgtgtaaacagcaggactttccgtgtgtgtgtgtgtgtgtgtgtgttgcagtgagtgtgttgctgctgctgcccggCCTGAACCAACACGGCCTCATCAGCAAATACACGTCCATGGCCAAGAGGGAGATCAACAAACTGCTCAAacacaaggagaagaagaacgaGTAGATGCCGACCAAGAGGGAGGACGACCACGACACAGAAGGGAGGGTGGAAGGAAGTTTGAACAAAggaggggaagaaaagaaaaaaaagatcctcctgtttcctctttgtttttattcacacactgaataagtttcatgtctcctcactatttgacattttatcacatttagTTGTTTGTTCCTCCCTCAGCATGCAGCCTCCACATGAAGGTGACAGTCACCGGTGAATTACACAGACTCAAATCTTCCctcttccctctttcttttcttctcattaTCAAACGTCTGTGACGCTTTTAAACAAAGTGACTACTGAGCAAaaactgcatcatcatcatcatcatcatcatcatcttctcctcatagtaatgtttgtttttctcacgtTTAGATCGTGAATATCATGAAAAcccttttcttttgctttggTCGTATTTTAACTGTAGCACTTAAACTGGATGTAAAGCAGCTGGTCT of Solea solea chromosome 16, fSolSol10.1, whole genome shotgun sequence contains these proteins:
- the arl6ip1 gene encoding ADP-ribosylation factor-like protein 6-interacting protein 1 isoform X2, producing the protein MAEGDNKSANLLAQETAQLEEQLQGWGEVILAGDRVVRWEKPWFPGALMGVTTVLFLLIYYLDPSVLTGISCSVMLLCLSDYLVPTLAPRVFGSNKWTTEQQQRFHEICGNLVKTQRRIVGWWKRLCALKEEKPKMYFASVISSLLAVAWIGQQVHNLFLTYLIVSVLLLLPGLNQHGLISKYTSMAKREINKLLKHKEKKNE
- the arl6ip1 gene encoding ADP-ribosylation factor-like protein 6-interacting protein 1 isoform X1 encodes the protein MAQETAQLEEQLQGWGEVILAGDRVVRWEKPWFPGALMGVTTVLFLLIYYLDPSVLTGISCSVMLLCLSDYLVPTLAPRVFGSNKWTTEQQQRFHEICGNLVKTQRRIVGWWKRLCALKEEKPKMYFASVISSLLAVAWIGQQVHNLFLTYLIVSVLLLLPGLNQHGLISKYTSMAKREINKLLKHKEKKNE
- the arl6ip1 gene encoding ADP-ribosylation factor-like protein 6-interacting protein 1 isoform X3, coding for MAEGDNKSANLLETAQLEEQLQGWGEVILAGDRVVRWEKPWFPGALMGVTTVLFLLIYYLDPSVLTGISCSVMLLCLSDYLVPTLAPRVFGSNKWTTEQQQRFHEICGNLVKTQRRIVGWWKRLCALKEEKPKMYFASVISSLLAVAWIGQQVHNLFLTYLIVSVLLLLPGLNQHGLISKYTSMAKREINKLLKHKEKKNE